In Columba livia isolate bColLiv1 breed racing homer chromosome 6, bColLiv1.pat.W.v2, whole genome shotgun sequence, a single genomic region encodes these proteins:
- the PRLHR gene encoding prolactin-releasing peptide receptor, whose amino-acid sequence MMNSDNLTSQSFLSAIHSNTSNLFSGLQFVQSFKPLIIPCYSLVVFIGVIGNYLLIYVICKTKKMHNVTNFLVGNLAFSDMLMCATCVPLTLAYAFEPRGWVYGRFMCYFVFLMQPVTVFVSVFTLTVIAVDRYYAMVYPFRRRLTIPICAYILAGIWLLSCTLAAPALVHTYHAEFPELDFSICEEFWFHMKRDRLAYAYSTLIITYVLPLAVISLSYLRISVKLKNRVVPGNVTQGQAEWDRARRRKTFRLLVLVVAAFGVCWLPLHIFNMIKDIDISLIDKQYFNFIQLLCHWFAMMSACTNAFLYAWLHDSFRGELKKMFAWRKKKIGPTTNCIMASVVL is encoded by the coding sequence ATGATGAATTCGGACAATTTAACCTCCCAAAGCTTCCTCTCTGCGATTCACAGCAACACCAGCAATTTATTCTCAGGGCTCCAGTTTGTTCAGTCCTTCAAGCCACTCATCATCCCCTGCTACTCGCTAGTGGTTTTTATTGGTGTCATTGGGAATTACCTTCTCATTTACGTTATCTGCAAGACAAAAAAGATGCACAATGTCACCAACTTTCTGGTGGGCAACCTGGCTTTCTCAGACATGCTTATGTGTGCAACCTGTGTGCCCCTGACGCTTGCCTATGCCTTTGAACCCAGAGGGTGGGTGTACGGAAGGTTCATGTGCtactttgttttcctgatgCAACCTGTCACTGTCTTCGTGTCCGTCTTCACCTTGACTGTCATAGCTGTGGACAGGTATTATGCTATGGTGTACCCATTCCGCAGGAGGCTCACGATCCCTATTTGTGCTTATATCCTGGCTGGTATTTGGCTGCTGAGCTGTACCTTGGCTGCCCCAGCCTTGGTCCACACTTACCACGCAGAGTTCCCAGAACTGGACTTCTCCATCTGCGAGGAGTTTTGGTTCCACATGAAAAGGGATCGCTTAGCTTACGCCTACAGCACCCTCATAATCACCTATGTGCTGCCTTTGGCTGTCATCTCCCTGTCCTACCTAAGAATCTCAGTCAAGCTGAAAAACCGCGTGGTCCCAGGCAATGTCACCCAGGGCCAAGCTGAGTGGGACCgagcaaggaggaggaagacTTTTCGCTTGCTCGTCTTAGTGGTGGCAGCTTTTGGAGTCTGTTGGCTGCCCCTGCACATCTTCAACATGATAAAGGACATAGACATCAGCCTGATTGACAAGCAGTACTTCAACTTCATCCAGCTGCTGTGCCACTGGTTTGCGATGATGTCTGCTTGTACCAACGCCTTCCTCTACGCCTGGCTCCACGACAGCTTTAGGGGGgagctgaagaaaatgtttgcctggagaaagaagaaaattggaCCCACTACAAACTGTATCATGGCCAGCGTGGTGCTGTAA